The Theobroma cacao cultivar B97-61/B2 chromosome 2, Criollo_cocoa_genome_V2, whole genome shotgun sequence genome includes the window aaattaaataaatatgtatataaattaaagCAATCTGGACACATGTGgtataattattttagtgaatatttgttaaaaGAAAGTTATAAGAATAATCTTATATGCAcatgtgtttttataaaaaaacttGGATCTGAATTTGTTATAATTgctattttttatgatgaccTAAACATTATTGAAACTCTAGAAGAGTTATAAAAAATCGTGGATtacttaaagaaagaatttgaaatgaaaaacaagttttgtTTGGGTCTTTAGATTAAGCACGtgataaatgaaatatttgtCCATTAATCTAATTATATTGCAAAAGTGCTAAAATGATTCTATATGGACAATACACATCCATTGAGTACATCAATGTTTGTAAGGTCACTAGatatgaaaaaggaatattttcGACCTCATGtgaatgatgaaaaactttttaattttgaagtaCCATATTTTAGTGCAATCGGAGTATTAATATATCTTGCTAGCAATACACGACTTAATATATcatttattgtaaattttttaataagagATAGCTCTTCTCCAACTGAAAGACAttggaatgaaaataaacatatacGTCAATATCTTTGAGGAATAATAGACATGTgcttatattattcaaatgtgttcaaataagatttaattgattatgtGAATACAGGATATTTATCTATTTCACACAAGGCTTGATAGTAGACATGTTACTTATTCACATGTAGAGCTACGACTATTTCATAGACTATTTCATAGTGTTCTGTAAAACAAATTATAGTTGCTACTTCTTCTAACCATAGAGAAATTTTAACAATTCATGAGGCAAGTTATGAATTGTCTGGTTAAGATTTATTTCTCAATATATTCGAGAAACGTGTGACTTattaaccaaaaaagaaatttcaacaacattatatgaaaataatatatcGCTTGCATAACCCAATTAAAGAAAGGATACATTAAGGTGATTAGATAAAACATATTTcgttaaaattcttcttcactcatgattttcaagaaaaatgtgatattaatgtttaacaaatttattCAAGTGACAATCTGGTAGATTTATTCACTAAAACCTTTCATACTAcaacatttgaaaagttgaTATAAAAGATTGGAATGCATGTAGTTATTAAGATGAGTAAAATACACATTGCACTTTTTTTCATTGGGTTTTCTTagtaaggtttttaatgagtTAGTATTTTAAAAGCATATTctggaaaaaaattatttaatttttttcttcacttggATTTTATTCTCATGAAGCTTTTTTCGAATAAGGTTTTAACAAGatatattcttaatacaatGGACATTCAATGGAGagttttatgtatatatatgtgtgaaTGTCCATTATGTAATGACTTAAAAAGTTCAGATCAAGTCAAACAACGCAATAAGCCAAACACAAGAAGCATAATCTAATTTGAActcttaaatttgattatgtatatctagatttatatatatatatatatataattagattAAGAATAGACTTTAGGAGTTATTAGTCTATAAATAAGGTCCTTACTTCATCTATAAATAcacacttaaataagatttttcttactttattaatattttttttcattgaaaagaaGTTTAGAGAGGAAAAGAGATTTAAATCTTGAAACTTGACATTAATTGGATAAAGGAAGGGAATGATAAATAGAGTTGTCAACGTTGATCCAAATTCGAAAATTTTATTCgatttgtctcaatttaaacTCATCATAACTTGATTTGgtcaagaaaatcaaaattcaaaattcaaaatgatttaaataTCCGAATTGAATtgacttgaaattgaaataacttaaacttaattgattttaagagattaattcaaaacaatcaaaatttaaactaatgtcactgtaaaaattaataacttgacttaaaaatgattcaaattCGAGATAAAacgaatttttttttatctaaaatgaCCCTACTCAAAGTAACCCAATTAATACCTTTGGGACATCCTGATACAGCATAAATTGCCATTATGGTCTTGAAAAAGTCCTTTTAAGGCAACAAGAATAGAAGAAAGACTAATTGTGTTTTGTTAACCCATACTTATATTCAGACCAATAACGTAATAGGAGACCACTGTGAGCTGAGGAAGGAGTAGATGAAGGTGAATCAAATAGGAATGATTTTAAGTGCTTGATGAACTCCTTGGGCTTTTCCATGTTAACAGCATGCCCTGCATTCTTTATCACTACAAGCTCTGCACTGTCCCCGGTATGCCTTCGCCACACAATTCAACATACAAATTTTATACTTGCACAAAAAGGACAACCGCAATATAATACATAATTAATTTCAGATTATTCCACTAACCTTTTTAATCTGTGGCCTAGTTCCAAAGGGAATATCAGATCTTCTTCTCCCCAGATTATTAATGTGCGCTATaagaaaacaagttaaatgaACAAAAGAACAAATCGAAAATGATAACGCCGTCTAGGAATTAATGTTATGGTGGGTAAGATATAAAAAGAAGAGCTCAAACCTGTGTGATCTTAGGAAGATTAGAGAATTTTCTATCTTTTAGTATTGCCCGGATCagctctcttttctcttcaagATAATCCGTACACATCACCTAGACGAGAAAGAACGTAAACAATAATGAAAAAgccaaattttcatttgtatCAGTGTTAATTTCAATTGCTGTAACATATCCAGGAGATATAAAAAGATTGAATTTGTTCTGATCATTTCCACAATAGCCTAATGGTAAGGGGACTACATTTTCTATAAGGCTTGCCACTCCATATTTCATACTTGTTCTGGCTGGGGGTAACAATTATAAACAAGCATGCGAATCATCAGATTGATCTTTTTTCTTGCTAGAACCTGAACCAAACACATATCCATAGAGGGACAAGTTATTGGGAAAGTGAATCTTACATCAATGAAATCTGTGAGAAAATAACTTGGCACCCACCTGGCTGCAGGCTTCACGAAGGAAAACCTCATTAGTTCCCTCAATTTCTCTGGCGTCTGAGGCAACAAAATGCTCAGAGCCTCATCCAAATCTGCAACATTAAAGAAACCCTCCTCCAAGTCCTTCTCCTCCAAGCAAACACCAGCGCAGCATAGGACCAACTTCTCCATTTTTTCTGGAAACTGCGCTGCCATACTATACCCCACAAGCCCACCATAGCTTATACCCACCAGGCTCATTCTTGGCACACCATGTTCGTCCATCACCCTCATCACGCATTGAGCCTGGAAGGACTCGGTCCGGTCGGTTCTGGTTGTGTAGGATTCACCGAAGAAGACAAGGTCTGGTACATAGACATTAAATCGGGATGTGAAGTGGCGAAGATGCTCTCCATATTGCCACATTGCATTGGCACCAAAGCCATGAACGAGAAGAAGATTGGGCCTTGAtttgttttggatttttgGGACCCAACAGTGCATGACAGTGCCTTCTCCAATATCAGTCCTAACCGAACGAAGTCCAGCATTGGCAAAGGAATGACGATAGAACCAATCGCGTGATGCGGTAAAGCTGAAGCATTTTGACATCTTAAACTGATGCATTGTGATCTCTCTAATTCGGCCAGGATTTCGAATTCAGGTTTTGAGGTATTTCAGTTCAATGATTCTGGTGAAGATGAATAAACGTTTGGATGTTGTAAAATGTCAATTTGTCATCTAGATCAGATTCACTCGGGGATGATAATTTCAACTTCATTGAAAAgctaaggaaaaagaagaaaatctgTTGAGTGTGGTACTATTTTTTTGGCGAAAGTCCTGAGTCGAGACATAAACTTAAAAGCAAGCGGGAATGTCGCATGTTCATAAGCAACCCAAAGAAAGATTGGTTATGCTAAAACCGAAATGGTTAGGAAATTTTGCCACAAATTAAAAGGGATCATTTTGGTTGCTCGTCTGATGGTCCAGGTAAAAGGAAACTCATTATAACTTATCAGGAGGATACTTCTAaaagttttccttttttgcaATGATAATGAGTGGAGAGAACTGCATGTAATTGGATGCTCCCTTTCCTGTATGGAGAATGGACTTTTTGATGGTCAGGATTAGAGCTGATGCCCAAATTTTGGTGCATAATTCTGTTTATAGACCAATAGGTAATATTGTCCTTTAACGTTGAATTCGACTTTGGATAATTTTGGGCATAGATCGATTTACTAGCAATGTGTCCTTCAATTACCCTGAACCGGCGATGACAGAGTATACAGGCGATGGATAAAGAGATTCGGCTCCTCTCTTTTCGACTTTTCAACAGGGGAGACCAGTTCATGGATATCTAAGAAACCACCTCATGATATGTCACATCATCCAACATgaataatgaaatttttaaccTCGTTGGCATTTTTCATTGCggttctcttttctctttgtttaaGCACAAACCCAAACGTGAAATCTGAAAATCCGCAAATGAAGCCACTAACCAACATGGATCTAGGATTCAGTTTTTAATTTGCAGAAAAAACCCCAAATCTCTTTATCAAGTTCTCAagcctcttttttctttttggtccTTCTGTCAACCCCTTTTCCAACGACGATGTATGCGatcaaagctttttttttttttctgaagaGCCAAAAcgacaatcaaaaagtaatttagaGGACCACAAGAATTTGCAGATGGAGTCCCAAATCTTAAGCAGCGATagcattttttatttgtcaaggCCCATGAGTCACTATGAACGATGTCAAACAAAGTTGTTTTGATTGTTGCATGTTTGATAATCTTATGATGACATTGAAGGAAAGTGATCTTTGCGTTATCAGGGTTATGTGGGTTTAGAGGTGCTGCATTTTTTTGTTAGTAGCGCCATAGTGTTCTACCGTCTAGCTGAGTTCTTACTGTCATCAGAAGTCTTTTGTCGCTTTTCTGTGAGACTTTAAATGACATAATGGCTGCAGTTATTAATGAAAGTTTCTTTAAGCCTTtcaagcaaaaaagaaaaaaggttgttGGCTGGAAGCTTGGAATTCTGTAAAGGCTATTACTTTCGGATCAGATTGGAAATCAAGAAGCACGAGTCACGGAAATCTGTGTTTGgggttttagttttttaatttgtacatGAGATGTGGGCAGAGGTAAACAAAATGAACAATAATATTACTAAAGCTACTATCAACCAAAAAATAGTTTTAGCAATTTTTTTGAGACTTTTAGAATTTtccattctttattttttctaactaCCGGCTGGATTTGAAGAGGATATAAGTTAAAAAGAAGTCTTAAGAAGTAAATAGAGCta containing:
- the LOC18608282 gene encoding uncharacterized hydrolase YugF, whose protein sequence is MHQFKMSKCFSFTASRDWFYRHSFANAGLRSVRTDIGEGTVMHCWVPKIQNKSRPNLLLVHGFGANAMWQYGEHLRHFTSRFNVYVPDLVFFGESYTTRTDRTESFQAQCVMRVMDEHGVPRMSLVGISYGGLVGYSMAAQFPEKMEKLVLCCAGVCLEEKDLEEGFFNVADLDEALSILLPQTPEKLRELMRFSFVKPAARWVPSYFLTDFIDVMCTDYLEEKRELIRAILKDRKFSNLPKITQRTLIIWGEEDLIFPLELGHRLKRHTGDSAELVVIKNAGHAVNMEKPKEFIKHLKSFLFDSPSSTPSSAHSGLLLRYWSEYKYGLTKHN